Part of the Gammaproteobacteria bacterium genome, GAGCGCGGAAGACGCCGTGCATGCAGGATCCCGTCCTCAAGAAGATCTTCGCGATTCCCGCAATGGTCGAGCTCCTCGCACGAAGATACCGCTCAGACCTGGCCTCCCGGATCGATTTCTCCACGATCACGGAGCTGCCCAACGAACTCCTCTCCGAACAGCTCGACAAGCGCTTCCCAGATATGCTCTTCATCGCCAACCGCCGCGGCGAGAGCGGGAAGGTCTTGTTCCACATCGAGTTCCAGGCCACGTCCGATGTGGAAATGCCCCTTCGCAGTCTGATCTACGCCGGCCTCGCCGTCCAGAAGCTCCGCAGGCACTTCCGCGATCTCGGCGAGTCGCGCGCGCTCGTAGTCGTTTCGATGGTACTCTACCACGGAGCCGGTCCATGGTACGCGCCAGTGGCGGTGGAGGATCTTGTGCCGGGCCTCACCGAGTACGTGCTCGTCCGGCCGGAAGCCGTCGATCCCGGTTGCGCGCGCGTGGAGGACATCCCGGCCCTGCTATTGGGTCTTCTCGTGCCAGGACAGACGACCAGGCAGCTGGGGCGCAGGCTTGACGCCCTCGCGCGCGCCCTGGAGTCGAGCGCCAACCCGCAGCTCCGCGAACGGATCGCCCGGCAGCTCCGGGGCGTGTTAGCTTCGATGTACGACCACCCCCTGCTGAAGGAGCCAAGTCGGATGGCCACCATGCTCGAAGTCTTCACCGAGGCCCGCGACGCGGACCGGGCGAGTGCCCACAACGAGGGACGCAACGAGGGACGCTTGCAAGGCCAGGCGCGAGTGGTCGCGCGCCAAGCGACGCGGCGGTTCGGTCCCGAGACGGCACGGCGTCTCTCGCATTTGCTCGCCGGTGTCACCGACATGGACCGGCTGGACGGCGTGGCGGAGGCCGTCATCGACTGCGGTGGGGGCGGCGAGTTCCTCGCTCGGGTTGAGGCACTGCTCAAGGCCTCGCCTACTCAGACAGACATGCGCCTGCCAAGGAGTGATTTCATGAACTCGGGGTGATCACCTCGAACCCCACCACGTTCCGCGTCTCCCGGCTGAACTCCACATCCAACAAGAAGAGTTGTGTGTAATCGATTGCGTATCATCACGCGGTCGATTACATTCGCCTCCATGAACACCTTCCGACGCCCCCAGCTGGACGAACTCGTCCATTCCCTCACCGAGCAGGTTCATCCACGGATCGTCGCGCTTACCGGACCCCGCCAGACGGGCAAGACCACGATGATCCGGCAGGCGCTCCGGCGTGTGGACATCCCGAGCCGCTACCTGCCGGTCGATGAAAGGCTCGCAGAGCATGCCCACAGACGGGACGAAGAGGGCGACTCGATACGTACCGGGTGGCTCCTGGACGCCTGGCAGAAGGCTCGCGAGGACGCCGAGCAGAGCGAGCGGGGCTTCGTCCTGGCTCTCGACGAAGTCCAGCACGTGAAGGGCTGGTCGACCATCGTCAAGGGCCAGTGGGACCGGGACCGGTGGACCGGTTGCCCGCTTCGTGTGATCGTTGCAGGGTCCGCGCCCTGGACCATGCTGACCGGCCTCCAGGAGAGTCTCGCGGGGCGCTTCATGCCCGTGCAGGCCCGCCACTGGTCCTTCTCCGAGATGTCGGCCGCGTTTGGCTTCGGTGTCGACGAGTACCTGTTCTACGGGGGCTACCCCGGCAC contains:
- a CDS encoding Rpn family recombination-promoting nuclease/putative transposase, translating into MQDPVLKKIFAIPAMVELLARRYRSDLASRIDFSTITELPNELLSEQLDKRFPDMLFIANRRGESGKVLFHIEFQATSDVEMPLRSLIYAGLAVQKLRRHFRDLGESRALVVVSMVLYHGAGPWYAPVAVEDLVPGLTEYVLVRPEAVDPGCARVEDIPALLLGLLVPGQTTRQLGRRLDALARALESSANPQLRERIARQLRGVLASMYDHPLLKEPSRMATMLEVFTEARDADRASAHNEGRNEGRLQGQARVVARQATRRFGPETARRLSHLLAGVTDMDRLDGVAEAVIDCGGGGEFLARVEALLKASPTQTDMRLPRSDFMNSG